Below is a genomic region from Macaca thibetana thibetana isolate TM-01 chromosome 1, ASM2454274v1, whole genome shotgun sequence.
TAAATTTGGGCCCGCTTGCCTGCAGAGCCACAGCAGTTCTCTAACACAGTGTGTCGGAGGGCGCTCTTCACCTCTGTGTTCCTCAGGGTGTAAATAAATGGGTTCAGCGCAGGAGTGACTACGGTGTAGAAGAGAGCTATGAACTTGCCCTGCTCATGGGAGGTGCTCTTGGCTGGCTGGAGATACATTAAGATGATGCTCCCATAAAACAGAGACACCACGGCCACGTGGGAAGAACAGGTGTTGAGTGCCTTTCTCCGCCCTTCTGCTGACCTGATCTTCAACACAGCCCGGGCAATATGGCCGTAAGAGACCAGGATGAGCCCCAGAGGGAGGACAACAAAGACAAAGCTGGCCAGGTACATCTCCATCTCATTGAGGCTGATATCCACACAAGCCAGTTGCATAATGAGGGGCATCTCACAAAAGAAGTGGTCGATGTGATTGTTCCCACACAGCGGTAGGAGCATGGTGAGAGTGGAGCCCACCATGCTGGTGGTCAGACCTCCCAGCCAGGAGGCCAAAGCTAGCCCAAGGCAAAGCTGTGGATGCATAATGACAATGTAATGGAGTGGCCTGCAGATGGCAGCGTAGCGGTCATAGGACATGGTGGCCAGCAGGACACACTCGGTTGCCCCCAGCCAATGGGAGATACAGAACTGGACCACACACCCTCCATAGCTTATGGTTTTTTGTGGTCCCCAGAGGTTGGCCAGAAGCTGTGGGACAATGCTCGTGGTGAAACTGATGTCCAGGAAGGAGAGGTTGGCAAGAAAGAAGTACATAGGCGTGTGGAGGTGCACATCCATACAGGAGACCAGAATGATGATGCCATTGCCCAAGATCGATACCACGTAAAAACCCAAGACAACTATGAAGAGGACAGCTTCTAGTGAGGGTCGTGCAGAGAAGCCCAGGAGGACAAAGACTTCTGGAGAACTCACATTGGCTATTTCCATCATTGTATGCTGGGGGTGGGGCAAAAGGCCACCTGTGGGAAGAGCACAGGGCATACCGGGCATGAGACAAGCAATTACATTAGTTAGCaaacattaaaagtaaattttatttcattttatcttattcttttttagagacacagtctcactgtgttgcccaggctaacctcaaactcttgggatcaagcaatcctcccacctcaacttcctcaGTAGGTGAGaatacaggcacgcactaccatgactggttaaaaataaattttatagccATTGTTTTCAAAAGCAGCCACTCAACAGCTCTGTGGATGGCACTGCATTATCTTCCTCACAGCCAACTTGGACTGTATAATAAAAGACTAGGGGGTGTTCACTGTCTGGAGAAAATGGACATTTATGCAAAATCCTTagcactgttttttttaaattgaaatattgtAGTAACAACATCTACATGCAAcctaaatgtttaacaataaagGGTTAGTCAGGTAGAGAGTGGTCTTTCATGTGATGAACCACTGTACAGGCATTAAAATTGTGCCCTCTCAAATTCCACAATCATCtgcaatttttttctgtcattaaaTATGTCCAGTTTTTTATCCCTCCTCACCACCTCTGCTACTACTGGCCCATCTTGCCATCATTTATCATCTGAATTTTCATCTAATATTCTAACTCatctctctgcttctcctttgctcCCCTTCCAAGTACTCTCAAAAaagtgttggggctcagaaaatgataccccaaCATGAAGgtctcagaagcaaaagtttctctttctcctgcctttttGTCCCTGGCTCTTTCTTCCCTGAGGTTAGCCATAGAAATTCAAAGCCagtcataaaacctaaaaatgttACTCTAACTTTCCCTCCACCTTTCTATGTTAAAACCAGCCATAAATaaattatctgacctaccttTCTGGATTGTAGATGATAAGACCTCCATTCCAGACAGGTCTTACTCCTTACCAAGAAAAAAGGAACACTGCTCAGAGAGGCCACAAAGAACCTCACAGATGGGTCTTGCTGGGCTTCTTCACTCAGTCCATCAGCATTAGATCATGCCCTTCGTGttcaatcatatttctacatggctgtccaaATGTc
It encodes:
- the LOC126943383 gene encoding olfactory receptor 2C3 encodes the protein MPGMPCALPTGGLLPHPQHTMMEIANVSSPEVFVLLGFSARPSLEAVLFIVVLGFYVVSILGNGIIILVSCMDVHLHTPMYFFLANLSFLDISFTTSIVPQLLANLWGPQKTISYGGCVVQFCISHWLGATECVLLATMSYDRYAAICRPLHYIVIMHPQLCLGLALASWLGGLTTSMVGSTLTMLLPLCGNNHIDHFFCEMPLIMQLACVDISLNEMEMYLASFVFVVLPLGLILVSYGHIARAVLKIRSAEGRRKALNTCSSHVAVVSLFYGSIILMYLQPAKSTSHEQGKFIALFYTVVTPALNPFIYTLRNTEVKSALRHTVLENCCGSAGKRAQI